The following nucleotide sequence is from Synechococcus sp. CBW1004.
CAGGGCTCCTCTCCAGCGGTCAGACGGGGAAGCAGTGCCCCGCAGGCTGGCGGCGCCGCTGCTGCAGCTGGGAGCCATCCGCAGCAACACCACCTTTCTCTCCACAGGTGAGTCCCGCACGGGCCCTGCCGTCCTGCGCAACCATGCGGTGTTCGGCGCACTCACCCTACCGGCGCGGTTACCGCTCGGGCTCGACAACCGCTTCTGGGGGGCACTGCAGTGGGGGCTCAATCCCGATCAGAACATCACACCGCTGTTCCTGGCCGGCGGCTGGCAGTGCCAGGGCCTCCTCCCCGACCGGCCGCTCGACGTGCTCTCGCTGGGGGTGGGCCGCACCGCCTTCAGCCCGCAGCTGCTGCCGCAGCTCAACTGGGCCGGTGCCGTGGAGCTCAACTACAGCTTCCAGCTCAACAATCGGCTGTCGCTGCAACCGGTCATGCAGTGGCTCCTGCGTCCCTCGGGTGATGGCACGGTGCCGGGGATCCTCACCACCGCCCTGCAGATCAACCTCCTCCTCTGAACGAAGACGCCTCACGGCGACATCCGAACACGCTCCGTTCAGGAACGCCGCTCGGCCAGCAGCTCCGCCAGGGCGTGATAGACGGGCCGCCTGAGCAGCAGACGGCCGCTGTAGGCCCCCAGCACCGCGGCCATCAGCAGCCCCGGCAGAAACTGCTGATCACCGGCAAGGCGCATCACGAACACCAGACTCATGGCGGGAAGCTGGGTGGCGCCCGCCAGCGCGGCCGCCATGCCCAGGGCCATCCCCAGGGCCCCCAGATCCAACGGCACCGACATCATCTGCCCGAGGATGGCGCCGAGGGCCAGGGCCGGATCGATCAGACCGCCCGGCACCGAGACACCCAGAGCAAGGGCCGGACCGATCAGACGCACCGGCAGTTCGATCCAGGGGGCATGCAGCTGCTGCGGGTCCTCGATCAGCTGGTGCATCAGCGTCTCGCCATCGCCGCCGCCGCTGCCGCCGCTCAGGAGCAGCAGGGCCGCCAGTACCAGCCCGAGCGACAGACCGGTGCGCAGGGGCCGGCGGCGGGCCAGGGGCGTCAGCCGGGCGGTGGCCATCACGATCAGGCGGGCGAACAGCCCCCCCAGCAGGCCGGCCGCGATGCCCAGCGGCACGGCCCAGAGCAGCTGCAAGGGCTCGGGAGGCATTTCCCGCAGCATTCCCAGGGCGAATTCCCCCTGACCGCCCAGATTGCTGATGCCGGCGGCGCACACGGAGACGAGCAGGCCCGGCCAGATCAGACCGGCGCCGAACCGACCGGTGAGCTCCTCGGCCAGGAACACCACCCCCATGAAGGGGGTATCGAAACCGCCGGCCAGTCCCGCGGCCCCGGCCACTGCCACCACGTCTCCGCTGGAGAGGCCCTGGAGCAGGCGCGGCCAGCGTCGGCGCAGGGCCTGCGTCACCGCGGCCCCCACCTGCACCACCGGACCCTCACGGCCCAGGGGGAACAGGGCCAGGCTGGCCACGGACCACAGCACCAGCCGCTGCAGGGTGGGGCGGGGACTGAGCAGGGCCTCGGAGCGGGCCGGATCCTCCACCACCGCCATCGTCTGGGGGATGCCGGAGCCGGACCCCTCGCGCCACAGCCCTGCCTGCAGCCAGAGCAGCAGGGGCATCACCAGCACCGGCGCCAGCGCCATCAGCACGGTGATCACCGTCCAGCGGCCGCCGAAGGCCGGCAGGTGCTGCAACAGCTGATCCTGGGCCCGATCGAGCAGGTTGAGCGGCCAGCACGCCAGGCCCACCGCCACCCCGAGCAGGGCCAGGGGCAGCAGCTGCTGCAGGCCCCTGCGCAGGACGGAGGAGGGCGGCGTCATGCGGGGGGTTGCGGCAGCTGCGGCGCATCATGGGCGCCGACCGCCGATTCGGCCGGGGCCATCTCCCGACACGCACAGGGCTGCTGATGGGGCTGCGCCAGTTCGGCCGGCTGGCCCAGCCCTGACCCCGCAGCGCCGGAGGCTGGGCTGGCAACGGATTCAGCCCAGAGCCGGCGGAACGTCGAGGGCCCCGCAACCGGCGGCGGCGATGGCGCTGTCCACCTCGGGCGTCATCCCCGACACGCCGATCGCCCCGAGGCAGTGGCCATCCAGCACAAGCGGGAGCCCTCCCGCCATGGCGGCAGCTGGCGGACCCAGGAGCTCCGCCAGCTGCAGCAGGGCCGGCCGCTCGGCATTGATCGCCTGCTCGAGCGCTGCGGTGGGCTTGGCGTTGAGGGCGGCCATGCGGGCCTTGGCCGGGGCGGCGGCGCCGCTGGCGGGGCTGGCACCATCAGCACGCTCCAGCAGCAGCGGATGGCCGCCGCCATCCACCACCGCCACGCTGACGATGGCGTTGCGGCTGCGGGCCTCGGCCCAGGCGGTCTGCACCAGTCGGCGGGCATCAGCCAGTTCGAGCGCGGGAATGCTGCGCATCGGATCGACCTCAGCCCCAGACGATGGTCATCAGCCAGAGGTGCCCCTCCAGCTCGACGCCGGCGGCGGCGGCGGCCAGCTCCTCCTCACTCAACCGCAGGGTGGCCTCCGCCTGGTGGCGCACCAGGTCGACACCGGTGAAGGAGAAGCCCAGCGAGGCGCCCAGAGCGGCGATCGCGTCGAGATTGGGGCAGGCGCTGAGCTGCCGCAGCAGAGCGGGTTCTCCCTTGGCCATCGCCAGGAAGCTCTCAAGCTGGGGATTGGCCATTGGGGGATCAGAGAAGGGTTGGGCGAAGCGCTGCCTGGACGAGGCGGGTTGGAGGGATGCGGATCAGCCGATGCACGGCCCCCCGCTCGCGTCGTCCCGCGCGCGGGAGGGCGGTATCAGCTCAGCGGTCTGTGGCGCCACGGGTGTTGGTGAACAGGGCGTAGAGCGCCGTGGAGGCGCACAGGAAAAGGCGGCTGCCGAAGCGATCGCCGAAGCAGAGGTTCGACACCCGATGGGGCACCAGCACCTTGCCAAGCAGGACGCCCTCCGGGCTGAGGCAGTGCACACCATCGGCGGCACCGCACCAGAGATTGCCGTGCTCATCGACGCGGAAGCCATCGGCCCAGCCGGGGCTGATGCGGGCGAACTCCTCACCGCCGCTGAGGCTGAAGCCGTCGTCACCCACCACGAAGCGGCGGATGCACTGGCGTGGCTCGGCCACGCCCGGGGCTCCGGATTCGGCCACGTAGAGCAGGCGCTCATCGGGGGAGAAGGCCAGGCCGTTCGGACCGTCGAAATCCGTGGCCACCGCCTCCGCCACGCCGGTGTCAGGGTCGAGGCGGTAGAGGGCCGGCGGCTGCTCGGAGGTCTGGCGACCGCCCTCGTAGTCGTTGAGCAGGCCGTAGAGGGGATCGCTGAACCAGATCGACCCGTCGCGCTTCACCACCACGTCATTGGGGGCGTTGAGACGCTGACCGCGGGCGCGATCGACCAGCACGGTGCTGCTGCCATCGTGCTCGAGGCGGGTGAGACAGCGGCTGCGGTGATGGCACTGGATCAGGCGACCCTGAAGATCCCGGGTCTGGCCATTGGCGAAGTCGGACGGCTGACGGAAGACGGTGACGCCGTGCTGCTCGCTCCAGCGCAGGGTGCGATTGTTCGGGATATCGCTGAACAGCAGGCAGTGGTGGTCGCCGAACCACACGGGACCCTCGAGCCAGCGGAACCCCTCGGCGAGCAGCTCCAGTTCGGCGTTGAAGAGCACCAGATCGGCAAAGCGCGGATCGATGCACGCGATGCAGGCGGGGAGAGGGGCCATCGCGCTCAGGAGAAGGCACCGGGAAGAGCACCGCTCCAGGCGTCATCGTTGCGCTGGATGATCAGCTGCAGGCAGGGCTGATCACCCACCTGAGCGGAAAGATGCCCCCAGCGTCCGTCTTCAAGGCGACGACAGCCCTGGTCACCACCAAAGCTGAACGCTCCTGGTCCGAAGATGTGGCGCTCCCCATCCATGCTTTCGACGAACCAGGCTCCGCTGAGCACAAAGATCCACTTGGGGACTCGGTTTTCGTGCCACTCACCCACCCAGCCAACCGGCAGCGACGTCAGGAAGCTGTTGCCCTCATCGATCAGGGAGGCGCTCCACTGAGCGGCCACCTGCGGATTGAGGGGAGCGGATGTGAAGGCCTTGAAAGCGCAGAGCGTCTGGTGGCTGATTCCCTCGCTGTCCGTCCAGAGATGCCAGTAACTCAGACGCGGCGCTGCCAGTGGAGATGGGGTCACGACGCCGACGGCGAAGCGGATCGACCTGAACCGTAAACAGATCTGCCTCGATGTCATCCCGCCGCCGGCCCGGCAGTGCCGGATGCTGACCCTGGCGACGGCTGTGGCCAACATCGCAGCAGAGGCCGGCGTTCCCACCGAGGGGGCGCGAGCTCCGGAGGCGTCCATGGCATGCAGCAACCCCACGGCTGATTCCGCAGCGGCCCCGGTCGGCGAACCGCGGCACAGCCACAGCTCGCCGCTGGGGGCGACGCTGCGCGACGGCGGCGCCAACTTCAGCATCGACGCCCGCGACGCCGAGCGGGTGGAGCTGTGCCTGTTCGATCGGGCCGATGATGCCACCCCGACCCGGGTGATCCCCCTCGAAGGCGGCAACCGCCGCATCCACCACTACTGGCACACCCATGTGACGGGTCTGGAGGCGGGGCAGCTCTATGGCTACCGGGTGGAGGGCCCCTGGGATCCCGCGGCCGGTCACCGCTTCGATGGCCGCAATCTGCTGCTCGACCCCTACGGCCTGGCGCTGGCGATGCCGCCCGGCTACGAGCGCGGTACAGACGGCCGCTGCTGCCAGGGGGGCTGGCAGCACGCGATGAAGAGCGTGGTGGCCGATCCCCACGCCTTCGACTGGGAGGGCGACCAGCCGCTGCAACGGGCGGCCCGCGAGACGGTGATCTACGAGCTGCATGTGCGCGGCTTCACCATCGATCCCAGCTCCGGTGTGCCCTCTGCCCGGGCCGGCACCTACCTGGGCCTGATCGACACGATCCCCTATCTGCAGGATCTGGGCGTGACGGCGGTGGAGCTGCTGCCGGTGTTCCAGTTCGACCCGCAGGATGCGCCGCCGGGGCACACGAATTACTGGGGCTATCAGCCGATTTCCTTTCTGGTGCCGCACCACGGCTATGCGGTCAGTGACGATCCGTTAGCGGTGCTCGATGAGTTCCGCACGATGGTGAAAGCCTTCCACAAGGCGGGCCTGGAGGTGATCCTCGATGTGGTGTTCAATCACACCGCCGAGGGTGGCACAGGCGGGCCGAGCTTCTGCTTCCGCGGCCTGGGCAACCGCACCTATTACCTGCTCGAAGGTGACAGCGGCACCAATGTGGATGACACCGGCTGCGGCAACACCTTCAACGCCAACCAGGCGGTGGTGCGGCGCCTGATCCGCCACAGCCTGCGCTACTGGGTGCAGCACATGCATGTCGATGGCTTTCGCTTCGATCTGGCCTCGGTGCTGGCTCGCGATGAACAGGGCCAGCCGACGCCGCTGCCGCCGATTCTGTGGGACATCGACAGCGATCCGGTGCTGGCGGGCACCAAGCTGATCGCCGAAGCCTGGGATGCCGCCGGCCTGTATCAGGTGGGCAGCTTCGTGGGGGACAACTGGCAGGAATGGAACGGCCGCTTCCGCGATGACGTGCGTCAGTTCCTCAAGGGCGATGAGGGCAAGGTGCGGACCGTGACCCAGAGGCTGATCGGCAGCCCCGACATCTATGCAGGCGATGGGCGCGAAGCCGAGCAGAGAGTCAACTTCATCACCTGCCACGACGGCTTCACCCTGGCCGATCTGGTGGCCTACAACGGCAAGCACAACGAGGCCAACGGCGAGAACAACCGCGACGGCAGCGATGACAACAACAGCTGGAACTGTGGGGTCGAGGGACCGACGCAGGATCCACAGGTGCTGGCGCTCAGGCAGCGGCAGACCCGTAACTTCCTGGCCTTTCTGCTGCTGTCCAGCGGCACCCCGATGCTGAGCATGGGGGATGAGGTGGGGCGCAGCCAGCAGGGCAACAACAATGCCTACTGCCAGGACAATGCCATCAGCTGGTTCGACTGGAGCCTGCTGGAGAGCCATGGCGACCTGCACCGCTTCGTGAAGCTGCTGCTCGCCTATCGCCTCTGCCGCGATGTGGTGGTCGATGGGCAGGCCCTCAGCCTTCAGTGAGGACCTGGCGCGCACCGAGATCCACTGGCATGGCATCGAACCCCACCAACCGGACTGGAGCGACAGCTCCCACTCCTTTGCGGTGACGATCAGCGGCGTGTCACGGCGCTACCGCCTGCACGCCATGGTGAATGCCTGGTGGGAACCGCTCACCTTTCACCTGCCACCGGCCGATGGCGCCGAAGCCTGCTGGTGCCGCTGGATCGACACGGCCAGATCGAGCCCCGAGGACATCATCGCCTGGCCGGATCTGCAGCCCTTCGAGCCGATGCAGTGCACGGTGGAGCCCCGCAGCCTGGTGGTGCTGATCAAGCGGCTGCGGGTGGAGGTGACCTGTGAGCGGCGGGAGTGAAGCTCCTCCTCACAGCCCGGGGCTGCTCTGCATGATGCCGCCGTCGACGAACAGGGTGGTGGCGGTGATGTAGCTGGCGAAATCACTGGCGAGGAAGGCCACCACTGAGGCGATCTCATCAGGGCTGGCCATGTGACCCAGGGGGATGGCGGCGTTGAGCTTGGCCAGCAACTCCGGGTTGTTCATCGTCACATCGTTGATCGGGGTGGCGACAGCGCCCGGACCCACATTCACCATGTGGATGCCGTTCTTGGCCAGCTCCAGCCCGGCGGTGCGCGTCATCATCCGCATGCCACCCTTGGAGAGGCAATAGACCGTGTTATCGGGCATCGGCCAGTCCTCATGCACCGAGGAGATGTTGATGATGCGCCCCTTGATGTCCTTGGCGATCATGTCCTTGGCCACGTACTGGGTGGCGAAGAAGGCCGCCTTGAGGTTCACATCCATCACCATGTCGTACTGCTCGGGTGTGGTGTCGAGCAGTGAGGTGCGGGTCTCGAGGCCGGCGTTGTTGACGAGCACATCGATGCGGCCGAAGTGCTCGATCGTCTGCTGCACCATGCGCTCCAGCTGATCGGGCTTGCCGATGTCGGCCTGCACACCGAACGCCTGACCACCGGCCTGGGTGATGGCGGCGACCATCGCCTCGGTGGCCTCAGGGTGGGAGCGGTAGTTGATCGCCACAGCGGCACCACGGCTGGCCATCACCTCAGCGATCGATTTGCCGATGCCGCTGTTGGCACCGGTGATCAGAGCGACCTTGCCTCTCAGCAGCGTTTCAAGAGACGTCACGGTCATGAAGGAGGTGGGAGCAGGCGTGCGAAGAAGCGACGAACCGACACCCCCGGGATCGCGCAGGCCCGACGGGGGTTCCGGGCAACGCTAGGCAGCGCCTTGCGAGCGCGCCACAGCGAAGAGAGGAATCCACCTGGAGATCGCCGCCCCGAGCGATCCGACACCGCAACAGGCGGACGGCCATGGCCAGGCCTGACGGTTGGCGAGCACCGCAACCGCGCGGCCTCGGGGCCGGACAACGACAACGGCTGTGACGGGACCTCTCGAGCAGGCGGGGCTCCCGCTCTGACAGGCTCACGCTCTGACAACCGTCGCCGCGGCCGGTACGGTCCGGGAAGGCCCGCAGCCAACCTTCCCCAGAGGCGCGTCGATGGATCTCCCCCACATCCACTGCGTCGGCTTCACCTGCGGCGACGCCGAAGCCCTCGCCGCCTGGTATGGCCGCGCCTTCGGCTTCCGCGTGCGCGAGCAACGCGATCACGACGTCGATGCCGTCTGCGGTCTGGTGGGCCTGCCGGGCGCCCGGCTGCGGCGGCTGAGCCTGCAGCTGGGTGAGGAGCAGCTGGAGCTCCATCAGGTGCTTGATCCAGGCCCGCACCGCACCGGCCGGCCCGTGCGGGCGGACTCGCGCAGCAACGACCTCTGGTTCCAGCACATCTGTCTGGTGACCACCGATCTTCAGGGCGTAGCGGCGCCAATCGAGAAGCAGATTCACGCCGGAGCCCTGCAGCCGATCTCCAGCGCCCCTCAGCGCCTGCCGGACTGGAACACCGCCGCCGGCATCGTCGCGTTCAAGTTCCACGATCCCGACGGCCATCCGCTCGAGCTGCTCCAGTTCCCACCGGAGAAGGGCGACGCCCGCTGGCATCAGCCGAGCGAGGCGGCGGTGCTGGGCCTCGATCACAGCGCCATCGGCATCAGCGATCCGGAGCGCAGCCGACGCTTCTACGGCGAGCTGCTGGGGCTGAGCCACGGGGGTGGCGGCACCAACAGCGGCCCCGAGCAGGACAGGCTCGATGGTCTGCAGGGCACCCGGGTGCAGATCGACGCCTGGAGGCCGCCGCAGGGTATGGGGATCGAATCGCTCGCTTACCGCGCACCCGGCGGCGGCAGGCCCCAGCCGGCGGATCACGGCTTCCAGGATCTGAGCCACTGGCAGCTGCGGCTGGAAGTGAACGATCTGGAGGACATCGCCGCCCGCGCCGGGGGCTGTGGGGGAACCCTGATCTCACCAGGCGTGATCACCCTGGGGGAGAGCCTGCCGCCCTGGCGCCTCGGCCTGCAGCTGGCCGATCCCGACGGACACCGGCTGCAGGTGGTGAGCCGCTGAACCTCAGGCGCACAGGTTCGACCGATCCGGTCAGCAGATGGACTCGGGTCATGGCGCCGCCTGGCAACACCCTTAGGCTGCAACCAACTGCATCGCAAACGCCATGGATGTAACGGTGGTCGAGCTGCTGATTCCAGCACATCCCTCCACGCTGGCCCAGGCGATGTTGCTGCTGCTGCGAGTGTTCGTCGGGATCTGCTTCATCCGCCACGGCTGGCCAAAGCTGCGCAACCTCTCCACCTGGGCGGAGGCGATGAAAACCCCGAAATGGCTCTGTTTTCTCTCGGCCTTCTCGATGTGGGGAGCGGGCATCGCGCTGATTCCGGGACTGCTGACCCCCCTGGCCGCCCTGGCGATCCTTGTGTCGATGCTGTATGCGGCCGTGCTGGAGATCAGTCAGGGACTGCCATTCATCGCCCCGGATCCTTATCAGATTCCAGCCGGTGATTACGTGGGGCCCAATGGCATCGGCGATCCACCCAGCTGGGAGAAGGCGGCTATGTATGTGGTGATGTGCCTGGTGCTGATCGGTTGCGGCGGTGGCCTCTTCTCACTGGACAACCTGCTGCTCGCCGATCTGCTCATGAACCTCTGATGGACTGCGCCCCCCTGATGACAAGGGGGGCGTGATGCCCATGCGGGTGGATCAGCGCGGCACGCCGTTGTAGATCACCTGCACGACGCTGCGCCCATCCGGGGCGATCAGCAGCTCGGTCTCCAGAGTGGGGGGAATGTTCAGCACCTGCCAGCCGGGAGGCCCTCCGAGAAAGCGGAACAGAAAGCCCTGCTCGTTGCTCTCCACCAGACAGGGGTTCTCCGGCGCCGAGGTGGTGAACATGCAGGCGGCCGGGCGATACACCGTCAACCCACCATTGAGACTCACCCCGGTGTTGCGCGCCAGATTGAGAGCGCGGACCGCATTGAAGGGGACGCCACCCTGCTGAGCCCACACCGGCAGGCTCACCAGCAGCAGCGAGCCGCAGCCCAGCAACAGGTTGGTGACATGGCGGCGGGAGCCGGACAGACGTCGGTGGAGAGAACGCGGCAGCTGCATTGGAGGCGCGTGGTCGAAGCGACTCAGTATCGCCTGAGCGCATGGGAATTTCAGCCCGCCGCCACAGGCGGCTCCACAGGGGCGGGGGTCTCCGATTCCACCCGTTCGAGCCCCACCTCCACATTCATGTGCTGATCCGGCCGGCCGGTGATCAGCAGCGAGGCGCGCTCGCCGACGGCAATGTTCCACATCCACTTCACCAGCAGGCTGAGACGGTTCTCCATCGCCGGCATGAAGGCCAGGTGGGCCAGGCCCCACAGCAGCCAGCCCACGGCGCCCGACACCCGCCAGCCGCGCAGATCGGCCACGGCATACCAGCGACCGATCACCGCCATGCTGCCGAAATCCAGCCAGCGGAACGGTGCCTGCTGCGTGCGGCCCTGCACTCCGGCCAGGATGTCACGGGCAACCCAGTCGCCCATCTGCACCGCCGGCCCGGCCATGCCTGGGAGGGGTTTGCCGTCGGTGGTGTGGCTGTAGGAGCAGAGATCACCGATGACGCGGATCTCCGGATGGCCCGGGATCGAGAAATCGGGCTCCACCACCACCCGGCCGCCGCGGTCCGCAATGCAGCCGGTGCGCTCCGCCAGCAGCTTGCCCAGGTGGGAAGCCCTCACCCCGGCGGTCCAGCAGATCGTGGCCGCCTCGATCACCTGCGTCTGCGGTTCCGAGCCCTCCGGCCCCTTGAAGCTGATCGTCACCTTGCCGTTCTCGATCGCCTGCACCCGGCCACCGAGCACCAGCTCGACTCCGCGGGAGCGCAGGAACCCCTCAGCCGCCGCCGAGAGGCTCGGATGCATGGCCCGCAGCAGCCGATCGCCGGGATCCACCAGCACGATGCGGCTGTCGGCGGGATCCACCTGGCGGAAAAAGCGGCTGAGGCTCTTCTGGGTGAGATCACTCAGGGAACCGGCCAGCTCACAGCCGGAGGGGCCACCACCGATCACCACCACCGACTGCAGGAAGCGACGCCGTTCGCGATCCGGTGTCTGCTCGGCCTCCTCGATCGCCGACAGCAGCCGGCGGCGGATCTCATCGGCATGCTCGAGGATCTTCATCGGCGGCGCCTCGGCGCGCCAGTTCTCATGGCCGAAGTAACTGCTGCCTGATCCGGTGGCCAGAATCAGATGGTCGTAGCGATAGCGGCGATCGTTGAACACCAGCTCACGGTTGGCGGGATCGAGATCGACGACCTCACCAAGCAGCACCTGCACGTTGGTGGCCTTCTCGAGAAGACTCCGCAGCGGCGTGGCCACATCCGCCTCCGCCACCAGACCGGTGGCGACCTGATAGAGCAGCGGCTGAAACAGGTTGAAATTGCGCTTATCGATCAACGTCACCCGCACCGGTTGTCCAGCGAGGGCACTGGCTGCCTTGACCCCGGCGAACCCACCCCCCACGATCACGACATGGGGCCAGGCCGCCATGGCCTCGAACGGCGGCGGGAGTTCGAGGAAGAAACGCTCCCTGACCATGGCGGCGTGTCCGTCGGTGTGGCCGTACGGTATCGAGGACAGCCGTTGAGCACAGCCAGCCGTCCTGAGATCCGGAACGGTGGGGATCAGAGCCCGCTGCGTCGCAGGGATGCCGCCACAGAGCAGCCGCTCCCCGGCTCAGTGAACAGCCTGGAGGTTCATTCGCGGCAAGGTTGCCACCGCCGAAATCGGGCGATCCTGATCCTCCCGAAGCTGAGCCATGGCCGCTGCGGTGGCGGCGGGGCAGTCCCCGTCTCCATGACGGCCAACGCAGAACTGCGTGGAGGTGTCGTGAGGGATGGTCACCGGCTGGGTGAGCATATAACCACGGCCATAGATATTGCGGATCAGTTCATTGGCACTGGATCCTGCGGCGAGACGATTGCGCAATCCATGAATCGCGCGCGCCAGGCTCACATCGCTGACATCGCTCCGCCCCCAGACATTGATGACGATGCGCTCCTTGTCCAGCACCTGCTGGGGATGGGAGCACAGATACGACAGCAGACGCAGCTGAAGAGGTGACAGCGGCACGAGCGTGTCATCGATCCACAGACTTTCGTTGTCCTTCACGCTGAAGGGACCGAAGCGGTACGTGACCATGGGTCTATACCGACCGAAGGATTCTTGAATAATCGACGCAGGAAACCGCCTCTGTCCATACTCAGAACTGAGTAGCGGATCTGCTGCAGGCCACAGCCCGCCCGCCGCCTGAGTGGAACGCTCCTACGCAGAGGCGGCGGAGCCCAGGTAGGAGGCGCGCAGCTCCGCATCCTCCAGCAGCATCCGGGCCGGACCCTGCAGGCGAATCGCTCCCCCCTCCAGCACCACACCCCGATCGGCGATCGCCAGCGCGGCGCTGGCGTTCTGTTCGACCAGCAGCATCGAGAGGCCCTCCCGGTGCAGGGCGGCCAGGGCCGCCATCAGCTCAGCGACCAGCTTCGGCGCCAGGCCCAGACTCGGTTCATCCAGCAGCAGCAGGCGCGGCCGGGCCATCAGAGCGCGGGCGATCGCCAGCATCTGCTGCTCTCCCCCCGACAGGCTGCCCGCCAGCTGCTGACGCCGCTCGGCCAGCCGAGGGAACAGGGCATAACAACGATCACGATCGGCGGTGATGGCGGCCCGATCGCGGCGCAGCCAGGCCCCCAGGTCCAGATTGGCGGCGACGCTCTGGCGCGCCAGCACCCGGCGTCCTTCCGGGCAGTGGACGATGCCCAGGCGCACCGTGGCCTCGGTGCGCAGCCGCGCCAGATCGCGTCCGCACCAGTGGAGGCTGCCGGCCGAGGGGTCCACCAGCCGCGAGATCGCCCGCAGCGTGGTGGTCTTGCCGGCACCGTTGGCCCCCAGCAACGCCACCAGCTCTCC
It contains:
- a CDS encoding chloride channel protein, which encodes MTPPSSVLRRGLQQLLPLALLGVAVGLACWPLNLLDRAQDQLLQHLPAFGGRWTVITVLMALAPVLVMPLLLWLQAGLWREGSGSGIPQTMAVVEDPARSEALLSPRPTLQRLVLWSVASLALFPLGREGPVVQVGAAVTQALRRRWPRLLQGLSSGDVVAVAGAAGLAGGFDTPFMGVVFLAEELTGRFGAGLIWPGLLVSVCAAGISNLGGQGEFALGMLREMPPEPLQLLWAVPLGIAAGLLGGLFARLIVMATARLTPLARRRPLRTGLSLGLVLAALLLLSGGSGGGDGETLMHQLIEDPQQLHAPWIELPVRLIGPALALGVSVPGGLIDPALALGAILGQMMSVPLDLGALGMALGMAAALAGATQLPAMSLVFVMRLAGDQQFLPGLLMAAVLGAYSGRLLLRRPVYHALAELLAERRS
- a CDS encoding heme-binding protein, which gives rise to MRSIPALELADARRLVQTAWAEARSRNAIVSVAVVDGGGHPLLLERADGASPASGAAAPAKARMAALNAKPTAALEQAINAERPALLQLAELLGPPAAAMAGGLPLVLDGHCLGAIGVSGMTPEVDSAIAAAGCGALDVPPALG
- a CDS encoding Nif11-like leader peptide family natural product precursor, which encodes MANPQLESFLAMAKGEPALLRQLSACPNLDAIAALGASLGFSFTGVDLVRHQAEATLRLSEEELAAAAAGVELEGHLWLMTIVWG
- a CDS encoding SMP-30/gluconolactonase/LRE family protein, coding for MAPLPACIACIDPRFADLVLFNAELELLAEGFRWLEGPVWFGDHHCLLFSDIPNNRTLRWSEQHGVTVFRQPSDFANGQTRDLQGRLIQCHHRSRCLTRLEHDGSSTVLVDRARGQRLNAPNDVVVKRDGSIWFSDPLYGLLNDYEGGRQTSEQPPALYRLDPDTGVAEAVATDFDGPNGLAFSPDERLLYVAESGAPGVAEPRQCIRRFVVGDDGFSLSGGEEFARISPGWADGFRVDEHGNLWCGAADGVHCLSPEGVLLGKVLVPHRVSNLCFGDRFGSRLFLCASTALYALFTNTRGATDR
- a CDS encoding cupin domain-containing protein, yielding MTPSPLAAPRLSYWHLWTDSEGISHQTLCAFKAFTSAPLNPQVAAQWSASLIDEGNSFLTSLPVGWVGEWHENRVPKWIFVLSGAWFVESMDGERHIFGPGAFSFGGDQGCRRLEDGRWGHLSAQVGDQPCLQLIIQRNDDAWSGALPGAFS
- the glgX gene encoding glycogen debranching protein GlgX, giving the protein MLTLATAVANIAAEAGVPTEGARAPEASMACSNPTADSAAAPVGEPRHSHSSPLGATLRDGGANFSIDARDAERVELCLFDRADDATPTRVIPLEGGNRRIHHYWHTHVTGLEAGQLYGYRVEGPWDPAAGHRFDGRNLLLDPYGLALAMPPGYERGTDGRCCQGGWQHAMKSVVADPHAFDWEGDQPLQRAARETVIYELHVRGFTIDPSSGVPSARAGTYLGLIDTIPYLQDLGVTAVELLPVFQFDPQDAPPGHTNYWGYQPISFLVPHHGYAVSDDPLAVLDEFRTMVKAFHKAGLEVILDVVFNHTAEGGTGGPSFCFRGLGNRTYYLLEGDSGTNVDDTGCGNTFNANQAVVRRLIRHSLRYWVQHMHVDGFRFDLASVLARDEQGQPTPLPPILWDIDSDPVLAGTKLIAEAWDAAGLYQVGSFVGDNWQEWNGRFRDDVRQFLKGDEGKVRTVTQRLIGSPDIYAGDGREAEQRVNFITCHDGFTLADLVAYNGKHNEANGENNRDGSDDNNSWNCGVEGPTQDPQVLALRQRQTRNFLAFLLLSSGTPMLSMGDEVGRSQQGNNNAYCQDNAISWFDWSLLESHGDLHRFVKLLLAYRLCRDVVVDGQALSLQ
- a CDS encoding SDR family NAD(P)-dependent oxidoreductase — encoded protein: MTSLETLLRGKVALITGANSGIGKSIAEVMASRGAAVAINYRSHPEATEAMVAAITQAGGQAFGVQADIGKPDQLERMVQQTIEHFGRIDVLVNNAGLETRTSLLDTTPEQYDMVMDVNLKAAFFATQYVAKDMIAKDIKGRIINISSVHEDWPMPDNTVYCLSKGGMRMMTRTAGLELAKNGIHMVNVGPGAVATPINDVTMNNPELLAKLNAAIPLGHMASPDEIASVVAFLASDFASYITATTLFVDGGIMQSSPGL
- a CDS encoding VOC family protein; the protein is MDLPHIHCVGFTCGDAEALAAWYGRAFGFRVREQRDHDVDAVCGLVGLPGARLRRLSLQLGEEQLELHQVLDPGPHRTGRPVRADSRSNDLWFQHICLVTTDLQGVAAPIEKQIHAGALQPISSAPQRLPDWNTAAGIVAFKFHDPDGHPLELLQFPPEKGDARWHQPSEAAVLGLDHSAIGISDPERSRRFYGELLGLSHGGGGTNSGPEQDRLDGLQGTRVQIDAWRPPQGMGIESLAYRAPGGGRPQPADHGFQDLSHWQLRLEVNDLEDIAARAGGCGGTLISPGVITLGESLPPWRLGLQLADPDGHRLQVVSR
- a CDS encoding DoxX family protein — encoded protein: MDVTVVELLIPAHPSTLAQAMLLLLRVFVGICFIRHGWPKLRNLSTWAEAMKTPKWLCFLSAFSMWGAGIALIPGLLTPLAALAILVSMLYAAVLEISQGLPFIAPDPYQIPAGDYVGPNGIGDPPSWEKAAMYVVMCLVLIGCGGGLFSLDNLLLADLLMNL
- a CDS encoding NAD(P)/FAD-dependent oxidoreductase — translated: MVRERFFLELPPPFEAMAAWPHVVIVGGGFAGVKAASALAGQPVRVTLIDKRNFNLFQPLLYQVATGLVAEADVATPLRSLLEKATNVQVLLGEVVDLDPANRELVFNDRRYRYDHLILATGSGSSYFGHENWRAEAPPMKILEHADEIRRRLLSAIEEAEQTPDRERRRFLQSVVVIGGGPSGCELAGSLSDLTQKSLSRFFRQVDPADSRIVLVDPGDRLLRAMHPSLSAAAEGFLRSRGVELVLGGRVQAIENGKVTISFKGPEGSEPQTQVIEAATICWTAGVRASHLGKLLAERTGCIADRGGRVVVEPDFSIPGHPEIRVIGDLCSYSHTTDGKPLPGMAGPAVQMGDWVARDILAGVQGRTQQAPFRWLDFGSMAVIGRWYAVADLRGWRVSGAVGWLLWGLAHLAFMPAMENRLSLLVKWMWNIAVGERASLLITGRPDQHMNVEVGLERVESETPAPVEPPVAAG